The sequence below is a genomic window from Hydractinia symbiolongicarpus strain clone_291-10 chromosome 10, HSymV2.1, whole genome shotgun sequence.
TTAACTCGATTAATGTTTGCAAATTCTCGTACAGGTTAATTAAATTCGTGAAAAAAATCTTCAGCGCATAACAGAAAGAACTTATtcgctaaaattatttttcacaaaatttcttaaagaacaaaataaatttttgtatttttttttttgaaaaatgaacTTGGTATACACACACACCGTGTGTTAATTTGCTGCAGTgatcttcttttaaaaattgtggCGTAATCTCTCTTCTGTTGTGGCTGGCGAAAGATGTGTCCTCGACATTTCTCAAAGCAACTTTTGCAGACTGGCATCGCATTCGTGCTGACAATGGTCGTGAAGTACTTGACTCTAAGAAAAGAAATATACCGATACACTTATGAAATTGATATACCATATTAATGTACAactaataaagttctaccactgTCACTTTGATCACTCGACTCGTCATTTTCAACGGCTTTTAAGCTATCTTGGACAATCTTCAAGTCAGCATCGTAGATATTATTTGTTGATCGAGGGTGGACTCGCTTCACTGCCTTTCCGTCGATTATTTCGACTAAGAAAGACTCGTCGTCGAGTTGCTGAAGTTGTGGAAGAGATTCAAGTACAGCGTCTTTGTAGGAGTAAAATTTCAAATCCTAAATTGAAGTATAGGGAATATAAATAAACGTTTACAAAGTTCTATTTTGATAGAGTAGTAGCGTTTGAATCTTCTAGGGTTTGTTTACAAGAATTGATAATCGGTATCAGTAAGGAAGATTTTTTTACTACATACAATacacattgtttaaaaaagcaTCACCAAACTTTGTTCAGTTTCGCGGTTTCTAAATTATCCAGGAAGTTAGGGTCGATTTGTCGACATGTTTTGCTTATTGCCCAATAGTTCAGATAATACTTCTTAAGCCAGAGAAGATATCACTTATATCAGTAGGAAAATTCAATTTCTTAAGGTTAGGATCTATCGAACTTATGTCAGTAAGAAAAATCATCTTACGCAATTTCTACTTAgagaaaaaaaggttttgaaaCTAAGACACAAGTTTAAGACATTTGACACATCTAAATAAGACATCTTTTACCGGACACGGAAATGCAACGCGTAGCTGAATTCAGTCTAACTTATATCCCTTAAAATCCATTTTaccgaaaaaacattttaaagcatGAAAGGTTTGGCTGACGACATACGCTACATATCTTAAACAGAATCAGAAAATTAGAAATTTTGGCGtagatttaatttcgcgattcACAGCCGTAGCAGGGGGGCGGGGATTATTCGTCTTGTGCGTCGGCTCAACCATGACAGGATCAAATAAAGGGATAAACATGGGTAAATTAATAATTCTCATGGTTTACTTGTGGAATATActgcaaaaaaattgattagTTATAAAACTTTTATTGCTGCCTACATGTAGCTtggtttatattattatttatattatcacttggatcttttactaaaaaaagaaaaactaacTAACACATAACGTTTACAGCCGTCACTTGTCACTGTTTTATTAACAACAAATTATAAAAGCCACGTTAAATAGGACGTGTTTTCCTTAAtttcaattattattaaatttggaaaaaccattttttgaaaaagcttTACTTACCCGCATTTTACTAGTTGGTGTTGGAGCTTTCTCGAGCGGGTTTCCTTTCAAGGTTAGAGTACTTAACTTTGAACATAGAGATAAAAATTCAACCTGGGTTATATCATCCACATTATTCCTAAGATATAAAAGTTCTTAGGGTAGATTTAAACACTTTTCCTTGCAGCCTTATTGTTATTGCTTTTAGCTCAATTAAATGTAACATGCAATCAGTGCCAGTGTTAAAATATTTGACCATCAAAAAACAATCTAGAAAATTTATGATTTATCACTCACCCTTCTAAATCCAGTACTTCTAAGTTTTCTAGCATGCTTAAGGGACTCAAATCAAAAATCTCATTGTATGCTACGTAAAGCTCCTAAAACATAAGCCAGTCATTTATTTGGAAAAAAACGACTAACTTCAACTCACCATCTAATATAGTTATgctcaataaaaacaacatcaacaccaacaaaaaaaacaatcacCTGAAGAGCTGCAATGCAACTAACACCATCAAGTTCTGCAATACAGCATCTTGATAGCCATAACGTAGTTAGTTTATTCAAACTTGTACCCAGATCTCTGAAATAACAGGAAATTTTAGAAATTCAAATAATAACTGGCTCTGCACATAGTTAAATGCAAGTTTATTATTTATAAATCATAATATAGCAAGTTGCGTTGTGCACATGaaattaacattatttattaCATGGAAGAACAGCTCACAAATGTTAATAGGGAAATGACACACTTACCTTACAGACGTAATATAACTGTTGTTCAAATTTAATTTCTCTAGGTTAGGAGCTATTGAacctaataaaaacaataagaacTATAATTTACTGCAAAAACAATTGTTTCTGTCCCTTTCGATTGCTACGATATAGATAACAAAGTAATATATACCTATGCTCATACCTAGGTTTCCAATACTTGTTTCTGTTGTGActattttaagttttaattcCCTTAAGTTGTTGAGGTCAGTGACACCACTGATATCTCgctagaaacaaacaaacagcaaCAAAACCGTTAACACATTGTGTTAAAATACctacattatttaaaacaactatATTGCAATTATACAATTGTTTGTGTTTGAAGCTTGAACAGCTTGAAAGACATACATTTGACTTTTATTGAAGCTTACAGATTTATCTATAAGAGGACCCATTCAAAATGGAAGGAAAACTATTTCTCAGAATCAAAACTAGAGCAAATATTTACCAATCTCTCTACACTTATAAATTCTCCATAAGATTTTTCTGATCCAGTACTTGGTTGCGGATTGGATACACTTGCATCAGCAATTTCAACAATTTTGATAATAGATGGTGGTTGAATAAATGGCTCATTGCGCATATTTATGTAACTGTTAGCTGAAGAACTAAAACATAATTTTGGGCTTAAATAAGATTCATTCGGCGCTGGACTAAATGTTAGAACTACTATCATGTTAAAGGTCAGTGTAATATAGCACATAAGAAGATGTATAAATTAGTTTTAAACTAAACAcagtaaatataaaaagtatGTTGGgcatgataaaaatatattgaagtTTTAATAATTTGTTGCCTTACAATTTGGATCATAATTAATATAAAGATTAAAACTGTATATATTGATCAAGcagaaaactattttttcatcacAATAATGATGTAAGAATGAGGTTTTTACTCCATTAGTCagtagttaaaaaatatatttctttataaattttatcTGAGCAGACACCTCTAATCTTAGTCcaaagctaaaatatataatgtttaacccattatatttacaaaaaatatgccatGTCAGTagttaattttgttaaattagTAGTTAGTTAATAGTAGTTAATTTCTTAGAACAATTGTCAATATTTAAAATTACACAATATATGTGAGAAAACGATATATAATGTTaccttttcaacattttttattattaaataatTGTCCGGAAAAGCCATTCACATAAAGGTTATTAttgatctaaaaataaaaagcaagaCAATTATTACAAACTTTATCAAGTTTTATGTATATACAGCATAACATTACTTCTTCCTTAGACTTCTTCCTTGGTCCAGTTTGATGTAGCACCAACAAGGTTTTAGGTAGAAGCAATTGATTAGTATACTAATCCTCATGCCTAATTGGTACTATCATTAGTGGAGATAGGATTGAAAAGGGCAGACACGGTGCAGATATTTGTGTGAATATAGGAGAGAGTATAGTGAGTAAAGTGCTTTTGGTGTAATATTGACAGGTGTAAAAAACAATTGGAAATGGAATGCTATGaaattaaacttatttaattaaagGAGTAGTATTATACCTGGGGGTGGCACAAAGTGCTTGTGGCCTGTTTGATTAAGCATAACTTTTGTTGGATTAAGTGACTTTTcctaaaagttaggaaaagtcacaaagaataattttatttttgggaCTAAGGGGAATTTTTTTGAAGTGCTGACATTAAATGCAAGAATGTTTTagaatgttgtttttgttatatataaaatatttagtaCATGTATGTTGGTCACCAGGTTGATACTAAAGGTTTGTTAAGGATATATATGGTTACTAGGGATAAAATACAGCCAAGATTTGAAGGAAATATCAATCCAGCAGAATGACGTCATTTCTGATCCCAATGACAGCATTATATTGCTTTCCTTACCATGAAAATCTCTATATACAATATTCTACATATTGTATTTATATACCAAATTCAATAACATAAGTGTCAATATTCCTAAAAAAGAGAGCTTTTTaccaaaaaattgatttagaCGAGCGATATATCGCACGTGCAAATCATTACTTAGTATGATTTTTCACCTTGTATTGGGGCTAGACCTGTCATAAATTCGATGTATTGATCTCCTAAaacgatgacaaatggaaatggAGTACAAGTCCCATTGACCTACCTTCCCGATGGTGTACTTCGTCAAGTTAATAGTTCACTACTAACTGGCTTTCTATGTTTCAAGATGAAGTCATTAGGAAGTACGTTGTGCACGTTCTATTAAATCATTAAAAGTTCATCATTAaaagttgtatatcgcagaagtcgccggtgacatgaaaatgcttgtcacaggcacagttcaACATGAAGCAGAACTGTTCAGGAGACACAATTgatagagtcttcgcagaacatctctcctcacaaaaccaaggacagggctgacttattgcctgctgtgtttTGCGGGAGAGAAAACTTCCAGacgtctttttaatacgatatacaatttctCACAATGCATTCtctcttattttattttcgtgaGTTGAATTCAGGAAATTAATCGATCCACAGTTTCGAATGAAATAAACCACtcctaaaaaaattgcatgtgcAAAACAATTAGCATGTGCGATGAATCGCTCATCAGAGCACGTCTATATTCAACTACAAGTGTGAATGGAAGCACATGCACTAAAATATTCCCGATATAGACTGGCTAGTTATTTTGTTAATTCAAAACAAGAGAACAAATTTATATATCCATATAAATTTATATATCCATTTATATATccatttaatcattttttttaaaggaggggaattattaatttttgtttcgcaacaaaaaattattaaccaGAGTAAGATGTGGCCAGGCTTGGTAAGGctaccatcaaaaatatgttatgttcgcGTCCTGAAGACTCTGCAATAATGAGTTGGTCAGTTGGTTGGGCGTATTTTTCCCTGGGATTTTTAGATCGGAGCGATTAAATTCCTTCCCAGTGTTAAAAAAAGTATAGCGTCACTTGACATCGTTTGCAGACCCTTTTTCACCGCCCAACTGTCAGTAGCACGAGCAGTACCCTAAAGGAAATAATTTCTACGGGAATTGCTAGGGAAGAGGTCAGACCCGTATCACACTATTGATGTCGGTCATGTAAAATTATCTTAATTACTAAAACATGACAGCATGAAATTGCCGCACCAGTGAATTCTTGTAAGAGGAATTTTCTCTTCTTTCTGTAAACAATAAGTAAATCCTAAAAtatatttgtgaaaaatataaaatcaagtACTTACTAAACTGAAGAACCACCTACAACGATCTACAACGACCTAGAACAACCTAAAAACCATCTACAACAACCTACAACGATCCACAACGACCTAAGACCAACATATTATATACATTTGTTGGGGACTTGTTTTATTAGGCCTtaaagaagaaagcttagttaactataGCTATATAGGCTAACTATATAACTCCCCAAAAGCTCTGCATATAACTTACTTTGAGAGAAAACATAATGGCAGATATACTGTAATAGTATTGTAAGCAAACCTTGTTGAAAAAGTTTGTTGGAGTAGAGTTTTTAAAAAGGCTTAATTTGATACAATTTGATCAAtgaatatctctataataatacgctaagtgtgtccgtgtgtctgtgacaagcaaagtggatgtcttcattttccttcaatgttgccgaaaaatgtcaaattgaaaaaaatgtctaatatgtcaaattttctgacgttacggcgcgacaaaaataacactactttaacgtcaatatcccatattaaattaatgaagccattacagtgcacctaaaactttgaggcaaaataacttgaaaacaaggtggtgacgtcaatgatttttcaccgcctgggtaactagggaccacctaggaccaatttgggttattttcccaaacctgggtccccgaattcgtttcggaatggacgggttgatgacgtcatcaaaaaacctttaaaccctaatatctctgcaaccgtttgtcaaaagtatatgatcctatacattttcttgctcagtgtttaaagatctatacgataaaggcaacaggtatacaaatttctaaaaaaaattacaaggtcttgacgggccattgctgacgtcagcaaaatttctaaaactttatatcttcttaaccgtttgtcaatagcacatgatcatatacattttcttgatcagcagtttaagctctacacaatagaggccacgtgaaaacaaggttcttttattttgtgaatgggttgctgacgtcatcaaaattcgaatgacgcttatttttcatatttatcctgcctcagtggatttttccaccacgggctttatcgactagttaatattattatcattattattattattattattatttattattatttactacttattattttatttatttttatt
It includes:
- the LOC130612480 gene encoding leucine-rich repeat-containing protein 56-like isoform X2; this translates as MLKSSSANSYINMRNEPFIQPPSIIKIVEIADASVSNPQPSTGSEKSYGEFISVERLRDISGVTDLNNLRELKLKIVTTETSIGNLGSIAPNLEKLNLNNSYITSVRDLGTSLNKLTTLWLSRCCIAELDGVSCIAALQELYVAYNEIFDLSPLSMLENLEVLDLEGNNVDDITQVEFLSLCSKLSTLTLKGNPLEKAPTPTSKMRDLKFYSYKDAVLESLPQLQQLDDESFLVEIIDGKAVKRVHPRSTNNIYDADLKIVQDSLKAVENDESSDQSDSESSTSRPLSARMRCQSAKVALRNVEDTSFASHNRREITPQFLKEDHCSKLTHGQIMCGNPVRALRRRNKDNTRGHVSVRHDKPQRIFQPEHTYLEEDENAGEKDDILQELKEWRMKNRSLFEQNSQSSSVGAMYERNSSQPKLLNSTPSPTLSPTPPSKARTKRLSPVNRQSLPTLLPKHGEDNRPHTAADFRSRRYRGASPDLAQNLASSVNPFSCIDETVDRSCQVIEDDVMTKRPETRAALQLSRSKNTSSSK
- the LOC130612480 gene encoding leucine-rich repeat-containing protein 56-like isoform X1, translated to MLKSSSANSYINMRNEPFIQPPSIIKIVEIADASVSNPQPSTGSEKSYGEFISVERLRDISGVTDLNNLRELKLKIVTTETSIGNLGMSIGSIAPNLEKLNLNNSYITSVRDLGTSLNKLTTLWLSRCCIAELDGVSCIAALQELYVAYNEIFDLSPLSMLENLEVLDLEGNNVDDITQVEFLSLCSKLSTLTLKGNPLEKAPTPTSKMRDLKFYSYKDAVLESLPQLQQLDDESFLVEIIDGKAVKRVHPRSTNNIYDADLKIVQDSLKAVENDESSDQSDSESSTSRPLSARMRCQSAKVALRNVEDTSFASHNRREITPQFLKEDHCSKLTHGQIMCGNPVRALRRRNKDNTRGHVSVRHDKPQRIFQPEHTYLEEDENAGEKDDILQELKEWRMKNRSLFEQNSQSSSVGAMYERNSSQPKLLNSTPSPTLSPTPPSKARTKRLSPVNRQSLPTLLPKHGEDNRPHTAADFRSRRYRGASPDLAQNLASSVNPFSCIDETVDRSCQVIEDDVMTKRPETRAALQLSRSKNTSSSK